CTCGTACACCCCGTGGGTGGAGGGGTAGGTGATCATCAGGGCCGAGAGCGTCTCGCGGTGCTCGGCGATCCGGGCCCGCAGGTCACCCAGGTCCACATTGCCCCTCTCGTCGCACGCGACCACCACCACGCGCATCCCGGCCAGCACCGCGGAGGCGGCGTTCGTGCCGTGGGCCGAGCTCGGGATGAGGCACACGTCCCGGCCGAGGTCCCCGCGGGAGCGGTGGTAGCCGCGGATGGCGAGCAGCCCCGCCAGCTCGCCCTGCGAGCCGGCGTTGGGCTGCAGGGAGACGGCGTCGTAGCCGGTCAGGTCGGCCAGCCAGTGCTCCAGCTGCTCGATGAGCTCGAGGTAGCCGCCGACGTCGCCCGCCGGCGCGAACGGGTGGATCCGGGAGAACTCGGGCCAGCTGATCGCGGCCATCGCCGAGGCGGCGTTGAGCTTCATCGTGCACGAGCCGAGCGGGATCATGCCCCGGTCGAGCGCGTAGTCGGAATCGGCCAGGCGCTTGAGGTAGCGCATCATCGCGGTCTCGCTGTGGTGATCGGCGAAGACCGGGTGCTGCAGGTAGTCCACGTCCCGGCGCAGGCCGGCCGGCACCGGCGAGTCCTGCGTGCCGGCGGGCAGGTGCCCGACCGTGGCGAACGCGCGCTCGGTGGGCCCGCCGAAGGCCACGGCCACCCGGTGCAGGTCGGTGTGCGTGGTGGCCTCGCCCACCGAGATCCCGACGGTGTCGCCGTCCACGAGCAACAGCTGCACGCCCAGGTCGTGCGCGGCGGCGACGATCTCGTCAGCCCGGCCCGGGACGCGTACGCGCAGGGTGTCGAAGAAGGCGCCCTCGAGCACCTGCCCGTCGCCGTCTGCCAGCGCCTCGACCAGCCACGAGCACAGCAGTGCCGTCTTGCCCAGCACGTCCTCACCGATGGCCCGCAGCCCTGCGGGGCCGTGGAAGACGGCGTACATCCCCGCCATGACGGCGAGCAGCACCTGCGCGGTGCAGATGTTCGACGTCGCCTTCTCCCGGCGGATGTGCTGTTCGCGGGTCTGCAGGGCGAGCCGGTAGGCGAGGTGGCCGTCGGCGTCCTTGGACACTCCCACCAGGCGGCCGGGGAGCTGACGCTCCAGGCCCTGACGCACCACCATGTAGCCCGCGTGCGGCCCGCCGAAGCCGAGCGGGACGCCGAAGCGCTGCGTGGACCCGATCACCACGTCCGCGCCCATCTCACCGGGCGCGGTGAGCAGCGTCAGGGCGAGCGGGTCGGCAGCCACCACGGCCTGGCCGCCGGCGGCGTGCATGGCGTCGATGGCCCCGCGGGGGTCCCACACCCGGCCGGAGGCGCCCGGGTACTGGATCAGCCCGCCGAAAATCTGCGCGGGCAGCGACTCGCCGCCGGCCAGGTCCACGTCGACGAGCTCGATGCCGACCGCCTCGGCCCGGACCGCGAGCACAGCGCGGGTCTGCGGGAGCACATCGGCATCCACGACGAAGACCTCGCCGCTGCGCTTGACGGCGCGGCGCGCCAGCAGCATCGCCTCCACGGCCGCGGTCGCCTCGTCCAGCAGGGAGGCGTTCGCCGTCGGCAGGCCGGCCAGATCCGCCACCATCGTCTGGAAGTTCAGCAGTGCCTCGAGTCGGCCCTGGGAGATCTCCGGCTGATAGGGCGTGTAGGCGGTGTACCAGGAAGGGTTCTCCAGCACGTTGCGCCCGATGACCGAGGGCGTGAGCGTGTCGGAGTAGCCGAGGCCGATCATCGGGGTCAGCACGCGGTTGCGCGCGGCCAGGTCCCGCAGCTCGGCCAGCGTCTCGGCCTCGCTCGCCCCGGCGGTGGGCACGGTGGTCCCGCGGGTGCCGAGGTTGCGGATGGCCGGCGGCAGGGCGGAGTCCACGACGGCGTCCGCTGCGTCCGCGGTCTCGTCGCGGCCCTCAGCCAGGCCGAGGGCCGCGCCCATCGCGGCCTGGTCGGCCGCCGAGGTGCCGATGTGACGGGCGGCGTATCCGCCGTCCACGACGGAGTGGCTCAAGACTGTGCCCCCGTCATCGCCACGTAGGCATCGCGGTCCAGCAGCCCGGCGGCCACGTCCGTGACGCGGATCCTGAGCAGCCATCCGTCCTCGAACGGGGAGGAGTTGACCAGGTCGGGTCCGGCGTCGACGGCGTCGTTGATCTCGATCACCTCGCCGGAGACCGGCGCGTAGAGCTCGGAGACGGACTTGGTGGACTCGATCTCGCCGATCGCCTCACCGGTCGTGACCGTACTGCCCACGTCCGGCAGGTCCACGAAGACCACGTCACCGAGCTGCTCGGCGGCGTAGTCGGTGATGCCGAGCGTGGCGACGTCGTCGACGATCTCGAGCCACTCGTGCTGACTCGTGTACTGCAGGCTGGACAGGTCGGTCATGACTTCCTCCGGTAGAAGGGCGGGGTGGTGAGGGTCGCGGGCACGGGCGTCCCACGCACGTCGATGGTCAGTGCGGCGTCGGGATCGGCGGCGACGTCGCTGTCCACGTAGGCCAGTGCGATCGGGTGGCCGAGGGTGGGACTGAGGGCACCGCTGGTGATCTCCCCGACGGCGTGCTCGCCGCGGCGCACCGCGTAACCGGCCCGCCCGGCGCGCCGGCCCTCGCTCACGAGGCCGACGAGCACGCGAGCCTCCGGGCGTGGCTCCAGGGCCGCCTTGCCGACGAAGTCACCCTTGTCGGCGGGCACGATCCGGCCGAGCCCGGCCTGCGCCGGGACGACGTCGGTGGAGAGCTCGTGGCCGTACAGCGGCATCCCGGCCTCCAGGCGCAGCGTGTCCCGGGCGGCAAGGCCGGCCGGGACCAGGCCGTGAGGTTCACCGGCGGACAGCAGCAGCCGCCACAGCGCCGCGGCATGCTCGGCCGGGACGTAGAGCTCGAACCCGTCCTCCCCGGTGTAGCCGGTGCGCGCGAGCAGCAGCGGGGTGGTCTCGAACTCGCTGCCGCCGCCGGTCGTGCCGGCACCGGCCTCACCCGTGGCGGGCTGACCGCCGGTGCGGGCGCCGGCAGTGCCCTGGTGGGCGCCCTCGGTGAGGGTGCCGTGGGCGGACTCCGGCTCGCCCACCACCAGCGGGGCCGGGCTGAGCGGTCCGGAGACCTCCGGCGCGTCCTCGGCCTCGCCCTCGGTGGCGGTGAGCACCAGGTCGTTGCGGTGGCCGGCGGTGCCCACGTCCTCACCGGGCAGGAAGTACGCGCTCGTCCAGGCGTAGTTCTTCACCTCCGCGAGCGGCAGGCCCAGGTCGCGGATCGCGCCGGTGGTGATCACGTCCTCGAGGATCGCCACCGCCGCGGGGCCCTGCAGGGCGAGCAGTGCGTAGGTGTCGGAGTCGTCGGTGACGCTCACCTCGAATGCCCCGGCGCGCTCCTGCAGGTGCGCCGCCACCGTCTCGCGATTCGCGGCGTTGGCGATGACCAGGAACTCCTCCTCGCCGAGCCGGTACACCACCAGGTCGTCGAGGATGCCGCCGTCCTCAGCGAGCAGCATCGTGTACTTGGCCCGGCCGATCGTCACCGCCGAGAGCCGGCCGGCGAGCGCGAAGTCGAGGAACTCTCCGGCCTGCCGCCCGGTCACCACGATCTCGCCCATGTGGGAGATGTCGAACAACCCGGCGGCCTCCCGGACGGCGGTGTGCTCGGCCCGGTCGGAGGAGTACCGCACCGGCATCCACCATCCGCCGAAGTCGGTGAAGGTGGCACCCAACGCCTCGTGCTCGGCACGCAACGGGGTGCTCCGGGGGTCTGTCGTCGAGGTCGTCACAGCATCCATAGTCAGCACTCGACCACGTTGACGGCGAGTCCGCCAGTGGCCGTCTCCTTGTACTTGTCGCTCATGTCCCGGCCGGTCTGGCGCATCGTCTCGATCACCTGGTCCAGCGACACCCGGTGGGTGCCGTCTCCCCACATCGCCATCTTCGCGGCGTTGACCGCCTTCCCGGCCGCGATCGCGTTGCGTTCGATGCAGGGGATCTGCACCAGCCCGCCGACCGGATCGCACGTCAGCCCCAGGTTGTGCTCCATCGCGATCTCGGCCGCGTTCTCCACCTGCTCCGGGGTTCCGCCGAGCACGGCGGCCAGGCCCCCGGCCGCCATCGAGGACGCCGATCCCACCTCGCCCTGGCACCCCACCTCCGCACCGGAGATCGAGGCCCGGGCCTTGTACAGCGAACCGATGGCGGCGGCCGTGAGCAGGAAGGTGACGGCGATCCGGTCCAAGGCCGCGGCGTCCTCGGCCGCACGTGCGGCGGGGGAGTAGTGGGTGGCGTACTCCAGCACCGCGGGGATCACCCCGGCCGCACCGTTCGTGGGGGCGGTGACCACCCGCCCGCCGTCGGCGTTCTCCTCGTTCACGGCCAGCGCCACGAGGTTCACCCAGTCCTGGGAGTAGGCCGCATCGCGGTCGGGGTCCTCCTCCCGTAGCCGTGCGGCCCAGGCGGGCGCCCGACGGCGTACACCCAGCCCACCGGGAAGCTCACCCGAGCTCGTGGTCCCGCACGCCACGCACTCGGTCATCGCGTCCCGGATGCCCAGCACCCCGGCGCGCACCTCGGTCTCGGTGCGGGTGGCCAGCTCGTTGCGCAGCGCCACCTCGGCGATGCTCAGGCGCTCGCGGGTGCACACGTCCAGGAGCTCGGCGGCCGTGCCGAACGGGAGGGGCACCTGCCCGGCCGCGTCGCGTTGGTGACGTGCACGCACGGGCTCGTGGCCGCCGTCGACCTCGCGGACGACGAACCCGCCGCCGACGGAGAAGTAGGTCTCCTCGGCCACCGGAGCGCCCGCGCCGTCGTGGGCTGTCAGGCGCAGGCCGTTGGTGTGGTGGGCGAGCACGGTGTGGGGGCTCATGACGATGTCCTCGGCGGTGTAGGCCACCCGGATCGCGTCACCCAGCCGGATGGCTCGCTCGCGTTCCATCCGGTCGGTGCGCTCACGCACCTCAGCGGTGCTGACCTGGTCCGGGGCGCAGCCCTCGAGGCCGAGCAGCACGGCGTGCGGGGTGCCGTGGCCGCGGCCGGTGGCGGCGAGGGAGCCGAACAACTCGACCTCGAGGCCGGCGACGTCGGGAAGGCTCTCACCGATGCGGTCGACGAAGTCGCGGGCCGCTCGCATCGGGCCGACCGTGTGCGAGCTCGATGGCCCGATCCCGACCGTGAACAGGTCGAGCACGCCCACGTAGGTGGTGTGCGGTGACGTCATCGAGGAACTCCTGGTTCGGGGGCGCAGCGGCGCCGAGCTCCTCCCGCTCTGTCTTGTGCCTGAGAGATTGGGCGAGGCCTCGCGGCCGCGCTTGCCCCGTCGGCGGGCGCCCTGGCCGGAACCAGGCGCCGCTCTCCAGAGTGACCTGCCGCCACGGTGCGTGGGCCTGAGAGTTTCCCGGGAGGATTTGCTCCTACGGCAGCCGCGTGCAGCGGCGTTCTCCCATGGCGGGTGGACGGTCGATGATGTTGTGCGGCCAGTCTAGCGGGAGGGTGCGGGCGTC
Above is a window of Ruania suaedae DNA encoding:
- the gcvH gene encoding glycine cleavage system protein GcvH, translating into MTDLSSLQYTSQHEWLEIVDDVATLGITDYAAEQLGDVVFVDLPDVGSTVTTGEAIGEIESTKSVSELYAPVSGEVIEINDAVDAGPDLVNSSPFEDGWLLRIRVTDVAAGLLDRDAYVAMTGAQS
- a CDS encoding glycine cleavage system aminomethyltransferase GcvT, with protein sequence MDAVTTSTTDPRSTPLRAEHEALGATFTDFGGWWMPVRYSSDRAEHTAVREAAGLFDISHMGEIVVTGRQAGEFLDFALAGRLSAVTIGRAKYTMLLAEDGGILDDLVVYRLGEEEFLVIANAANRETVAAHLQERAGAFEVSVTDDSDTYALLALQGPAAVAILEDVITTGAIRDLGLPLAEVKNYAWTSAYFLPGEDVGTAGHRNDLVLTATEGEAEDAPEVSGPLSPAPLVVGEPESAHGTLTEGAHQGTAGARTGGQPATGEAGAGTTGGGSEFETTPLLLARTGYTGEDGFELYVPAEHAAALWRLLLSAGEPHGLVPAGLAARDTLRLEAGMPLYGHELSTDVVPAQAGLGRIVPADKGDFVGKAALEPRPEARVLVGLVSEGRRAGRAGYAVRRGEHAVGEITSGALSPTLGHPIALAYVDSDVAADPDAALTIDVRGTPVPATLTTPPFYRRKS
- the gcvP gene encoding aminomethyl-transferring glycine dehydrogenase, which codes for MGAALGLAEGRDETADAADAVVDSALPPAIRNLGTRGTTVPTAGASEAETLAELRDLAARNRVLTPMIGLGYSDTLTPSVIGRNVLENPSWYTAYTPYQPEISQGRLEALLNFQTMVADLAGLPTANASLLDEATAAVEAMLLARRAVKRSGEVFVVDADVLPQTRAVLAVRAEAVGIELVDVDLAGGESLPAQIFGGLIQYPGASGRVWDPRGAIDAMHAAGGQAVVAADPLALTLLTAPGEMGADVVIGSTQRFGVPLGFGGPHAGYMVVRQGLERQLPGRLVGVSKDADGHLAYRLALQTREQHIRREKATSNICTAQVLLAVMAGMYAVFHGPAGLRAIGEDVLGKTALLCSWLVEALADGDGQVLEGAFFDTLRVRVPGRADEIVAAAHDLGVQLLLVDGDTVGISVGEATTHTDLHRVAVAFGGPTERAFATVGHLPAGTQDSPVPAGLRRDVDYLQHPVFADHHSETAMMRYLKRLADSDYALDRGMIPLGSCTMKLNAASAMAAISWPEFSRIHPFAPAGDVGGYLELIEQLEHWLADLTGYDAVSLQPNAGSQGELAGLLAIRGYHRSRGDLGRDVCLIPSSAHGTNAASAVLAGMRVVVVACDERGNVDLGDLRARIAEHRETLSALMITYPSTHGVYEHDVLDITAAVHEAGGQVYIDGANLNALLGHARFGDLGGDVSHLNLHKTFAIPHGGGGPGVGPVAAKAHLAPFLPSHERAQGPARATTGSGSAAAGAGAGPIAAAPYGSAGILPISWAYIRMLGLEGLTEATDAAVLAANYLATRLGEHFPILYTGEHGRVAHECIVDLRPLKEATGITVDDVAKRLIDYGFHAPTMSFPVAGTLMVEPTESEDLAELDRFVAAMASIKAEADRVAAGVWPAQDNPLVNAPHTAASIATEWAHPYSREVAVFPAGSTAKYWPPVRRIDQAHGDRNLMCSCPPIEAFSS
- a CDS encoding L-serine ammonia-lyase → MTSPHTTYVGVLDLFTVGIGPSSSHTVGPMRAARDFVDRIGESLPDVAGLEVELFGSLAATGRGHGTPHAVLLGLEGCAPDQVSTAEVRERTDRMERERAIRLGDAIRVAYTAEDIVMSPHTVLAHHTNGLRLTAHDGAGAPVAEETYFSVGGGFVVREVDGGHEPVRARHQRDAAGQVPLPFGTAAELLDVCTRERLSIAEVALRNELATRTETEVRAGVLGIRDAMTECVACGTTSSGELPGGLGVRRRAPAWAARLREEDPDRDAAYSQDWVNLVALAVNEENADGGRVVTAPTNGAAGVIPAVLEYATHYSPAARAAEDAAALDRIAVTFLLTAAAIGSLYKARASISGAEVGCQGEVGSASSMAAGGLAAVLGGTPEQVENAAEIAMEHNLGLTCDPVGGLVQIPCIERNAIAAGKAVNAAKMAMWGDGTHRVSLDQVIETMRQTGRDMSDKYKETATGGLAVNVVEC